GAATAGAAATACTGATTGGACTTGCTGGTAATGAAGCGTCTGTAACTGCGACAAAACTATTGGTCGGGCTTGCATTCCATGTTATGCTGTAAGTGGTCGGAGAGTTGGTTACTGCCGTATAATTTAAATTCGTTGTCTGGGCTGAAGCACTCGAACAGACTGCCCCAGCTGTTCCAAGTGTAATGGTCGGAAGCGGATTCACTGTAACAGTAAAAGTATTTACAGCCGACACGCAGCCGTTGGCATTGCGCACTGTTAAATTACCCGTATACGTTCCCGCCGCCGTGTTTGCTGGAACAGAAATACTGATTGGACTTGATGGTAATGCGGCATTCGTAACTGCGGCAAAACTATTGGTAGGACTTGCATTCCATGTTATGCTGTAAGTGGTCGGAGAATTGGTTACCGCCGTATAATTTAAATTGGTCGTCTGGGCTGAAGCACTCGAACAGACTGCCCCAGCTGTTCCAAGTGAAATCGTAGGAAGCGGATTCACTGTAACCGTAAAAGCATTTACTGCCGAAACACAGCCGTTGGCATTGCGCACTGTTAAATTACCAGTATACGTTCCCGCCGCCGTACCTGCTGGAACAGAAATACTGATTGGACTTGATGGTAATGTGGCATTCGTAACCGCAGCAAAACTATTGGTAGGACTTGCATTCCATGTTATGCTGTAAGTCGTCGGAGAATTGGTTACTGCCGTATAATTTAAATTCGTTGTCTGGGCTGAAGCACTCGAACAGACTGCCCCAGCCGTTCCAAGTGTAATGGTCGGAAGCGGATTCACTGTAACTGTAAAAGCATTTACTGCCGAAACGCAGCCGTTGGCATTTTTTACTGTCAAGTTACCCGTATAGGTTCCTGCTGCTGTTCCTGCCGGAACAGAAATACTGATTGGACTTGCCGGCAATGCGGTATCTGTAACCGCAGCAAAACTATTGGTAGGACTTGCATTCCATGTTATGCTGTAAGTCGTCGGCGAATTGGTTACCGCCGTATAATTTAAATTCGTTGTCTGGGCTGAAGCACTCGAACAGACTGCCCCAGCTGTCCCAAGTGTAATGGTCGGAAGCGGATTCACTGTAACCGTAAAAGCATTTACTGCCGAAACGCAGCCGTTGGCATTGCGCACTGTTAAATTACCAGTATACGTTCCCGCCGCCGTACCTGCTGGAACAGAAATACTGATTGGACTTGCCGGTAATGTGGCATTCGTAACTGCGGCAAAACTATTGGTAGGGCTTGCATTCCATGTTATGCTGTAAGTCGTCGGAGAATTGGTTACCGCCGTATAATTTAAATTGGTCGTCTGGGCTGAAGCACTCAAACAGACTGCCCCAGCCGTTCCAAGTGTAATGGTCGGAAGCGGATTCACTGTAACGTTAAAAGTATTTACAGCCGACACGCAGCCGTTGGCATTACGCACTGTTAAATTTCCCGTATAGGTTCCTGCTGCCGTTCCTGGCGGAACAGAAATACTTATTGGACTTGCCGGCAATGCAGTATCTGTAACCGCAGCAAAACTATTGGTCGGGCTTGCATTCCATGTTATGCTGTAAGTGGTCGGAGAATTGGTTACTGCCGTATAATTTAAATTCGTTGTCTGGACTGAAGCACTCGAACAGACTGCCCCAGCCGTTCCAAGTGAAATCGTAGGAAGCGGATTCACTGTAACGGTAAAAGCATTTACTGCCGAAACACAGCCGTTGGCATTGCGCACTGTTAAATTACCAGTATACGTTCCCGCCGCCGTACCTGCTGGAACAGAAATACTGATTGGACTTGATGGTAATGTGGCATTCGTAACTGCGGCAAAACTATTGCTCGGGCTTGCATTCCATGTTATGCTGTAAGTGGTCGGCGAATTGGTTACCGCCGTATAATTTAAATTGGTCGCCTGGGCTGAAGCACTCAAACAGACTGCCCCAGCCGTTCCAAGTGTAATGGTCGGAAGCGGATTCACTGTAACGGTAAAAGTATTTACAGCCGACACGCAGCCGTTGGCATTACGCACTGTTAAATTTCCCGTATAGGTTCCTGCTGCCGTTCCTGGCGGAACAGAAATACTTATTGGACTTGCCGGCAATGCAGTATCTGTAACCGCAGCAAAACTATTGGTCGGGCTTGCATTCCATGTTATGCTGTAAGTGGTCGGAGAATTGGTTACTGCCGTATAATTTAAATTCGTTGTCTGGACTGAAGCACTCGAACAGACTGCCCCAGCCGTTCCAAGTGAAATCGTAGGAAGCGGATTCACTGTAACGGTAAAAGCATTTACTGCCGAAACACAGCCGTTGGCATTGCGCACTGTTAAATTACCAGTATACGTTCCCGCCGCCGTACCTGCTGGAACAGAAATACTGATTGGACTTGATGGTAATGCGGCATTCGTAACTGCGGCAAAACTATTGCTCGGGCTTGCATTCCATGTTATGCTGTAAGTGGTCGGCGAATTGGTTACCGCCGTATAATTTAAATTGGTCGCCTGGGCTGAAGCACTCAAACAGACTGCCCCAGCCGTTCCAAGTGTAATGGTCGGAAGCGGATTCACTGTAACGGTAAAAGTATTTACAGCCGACACGCAGCCGTTGGCATTACGCACTGTTAAATTTCCCGTATAGGTTCCTGCTGCCGTTCCAGCGGGAACGGCAATACTGATTGGACTTGCTGGTAATGCTGTATTTGTAACTGCTGCAAAACTATTTGTAGGGCTTGCATTCCATGTTATGCTGTAAGTGGTCGGCGAATTGGTTACTGTTGTATAAGTTAAATTGCTTGTCTGGGCTGAAGCACTAGTACAGACTGCTCCCGCAGTTCCAAGTGAAATCGTAGGAAGCGGATTCACTGTTACAGTAGCTACACTAGATTCTACACTATTGCATACACCGTTCTGCACTATAGCTTTAAATTGAGTTGTCTGGGTTAATGCTCCTGAAGTATAAGTAGTGAGCCCAGCTGTACTTGCAATATCTGTCCAAGTAGAAAATGGACTAACAGAAGATTGCCATTTTACAACTGTCCCTGTTTGTCCAGATAATGTTAAAGCACCACTTGTAGCACCACTACAAATAGCACTTCCACCCGCTAGTGTTCCTCCAACACTTGCCGCTACAACTGTTACATTAGCCGCAGCTGCCCCAGTGATTGGAGAGCTACAAGTACCCGATGTAATATTTTTTATTGTTATGGTACTTGTTCCTGGCGTGTTAAAACCAGAAGCTGTAAAATTTCCTGTTCCAGCTGTAGTAACCGTCATCGGAGCTGTTAAAGCTGTTCCTGTTGGATTAGTTCGATCATACGTTACAGTATAATTACCAACTGGCAATAGTGTCGGAGTTGATGATAATACCACTGCAGAGTAACCATCTGTTACACATGCATTACCTGGTGCTGTTCCAGAAATATTGTAAGTTGGACATGTATATGTTATTTTTATCTGTCCATTTCCGCCATTTCCGCCTTTATTATTACCAAGACCCAATAAAACAAGACCGCCGCCTCCGCCGCCGCCTGGTAAACCACCATTGCCACCATTTCCTGCTAAAGTTGCTCCATTACCACCAGCTCCACCGCCAGTAACTATTGCACCTCCAGCATTACCTGATGCGGCATTACCATTTGACGCGGTACCTGCACTACCTCCTCCACCTCCTGAATATAGCAAAGTAAGGACAAGGCTTCCATTGGCTCCATTTCCACCATTATGGGTAGAACCAGTACCACCTGTTCCACCAACGCCAACAGTTCCTCCAGTACCTCCGCTTGTTCCCCCCAAACCTCCATTTGCGGATAATGTCGCAAAAGTAGAAGCCGTTCCTGCGACACCATTTGCTGTAGTTCCTATTCCTCCTGAACCAACCGTATAATTTAGGGTAGTATTTGGGGCTACGGTGAGTATAGATTTACTGTAACCACCTCCACCTCCTCCTGCTGCTGAACTACTAATATCATTTCCCCCTCCAGCTCCACCAGCTCCCCAGCATTCAGCCGTTATAGAGGTAAGTCCAGCCGCAACGACAAATGTACCTGGTCCAGTTGCTGAAAATGTAGTAGTGGTCTGAGACCATGAATAAATACTGATAAAAATGAAAATCAAAGGTAATTTTAGTCTCATGATAGTAAGATTAAG
This portion of the Flavobacterium panacagri genome encodes:
- a CDS encoding T9SS sorting signal type C domain-containing protein, whose protein sequence is MRLKLPLIFIFISIYSWSQTTTTFSATGPGTFVVAAGLTSITAECWGAGGAGGGNDISSSAAGGGGGGYSKSILTVAPNTTLNYTVGSGGIGTTANGVAGTASTFATLSANGGLGGTSGGTGGTVGVGGTGGTGSTHNGGNGANGSLVLTLLYSGGGGGSAGTASNGNAASGNAGGAIVTGGGAGGNGATLAGNGGNGGLPGGGGGGGLVLLGLGNNKGGNGGNGQIKITYTCPTYNISGTAPGNACVTDGYSAVVLSSTPTLLPVGNYTVTYDRTNPTGTALTAPMTVTTAGTGNFTASGFNTPGTSTITIKNITSGTCSSPITGAAAANVTVVAASVGGTLAGGSAICSGATSGALTLSGQTGTVVKWQSSVSPFSTWTDIASTAGLTTYTSGALTQTTQFKAIVQNGVCNSVESSVATVTVNPLPTISLGTAGAVCTSASAQTSNLTYTTVTNSPTTYSITWNASPTNSFAAVTNTALPASPISIAVPAGTAAGTYTGNLTVRNANGCVSAVNTFTVTVNPLPTITLGTAGAVCLSASAQATNLNYTAVTNSPTTYSITWNASPSNSFAAVTNAALPSSPISISVPAGTAAGTYTGNLTVRNANGCVSAVNAFTVTVNPLPTISLGTAGAVCSSASVQTTNLNYTAVTNSPTTYSITWNASPTNSFAAVTDTALPASPISISVPPGTAAGTYTGNLTVRNANGCVSAVNTFTVTVNPLPTITLGTAGAVCLSASAQATNLNYTAVTNSPTTYSITWNASPSNSFAAVTNATLPSSPISISVPAGTAAGTYTGNLTVRNANGCVSAVNAFTVTVNPLPTISLGTAGAVCSSASVQTTNLNYTAVTNSPTTYSITWNASPTNSFAAVTDTALPASPISISVPPGTAAGTYTGNLTVRNANGCVSAVNTFNVTVNPLPTITLGTAGAVCLSASAQTTNLNYTAVTNSPTTYSITWNASPTNSFAAVTNATLPASPISISVPAGTAAGTYTGNLTVRNANGCVSAVNAFTVTVNPLPTITLGTAGAVCSSASAQTTNLNYTAVTNSPTTYSITWNASPTNSFAAVTDTALPASPISISVPAGTAAGTYTGNLTVKNANGCVSAVNAFTVTVNPLPTITLGTAGAVCSSASAQTTNLNYTAVTNSPTTYSITWNASPTNSFAAVTNATLPSSPISISVPAGTAAGTYTGNLTVRNANGCVSAVNAFTVTVNPLPTISLGTAGAVCSSASAQTTNLNYTAVTNSPTTYSITWNASPTNSFAAVTNAALPSSPISISVPANTAAGTYTGNLTVRNANGCVSAVNTFTVTVNPLPTITLGTAGAVCSSASAQTTNLNYTAVTNSPTTYSITWNASPTNSFVAVTDASLPASPISISIPAGTAAGTYVGNLTVKNANGCVSVLNAFTILINGVSAAPTASATQQPTCQDNVGTITVTSPATGTGYSYSIDGVDFTNTSGIFTGLASGNYNVKVKNTTTGCESPSTLITINSFIAKVWNGNVDTSWGNPANWTPEGVPLASDCVDIPDVVNNPIISGTNGTFFANRLTIQNEGSLIVEGTNTITVTNEVKVLGNGVFMFENNSSLVQVLNSVNEGNIIYKRETKPVRRYDLTHWSSPVTRVPAFKLYDLTPTTLGDKFFKYDPVSAWVIIYNGNEEMMKGKGYSIRAPQVYDINTPQIYPGQFVGVPNNGDILGPDVVAGRYSLFGNPYPSAIYADQFIHDNSDNIYGTIYIWTHNTLPQQSVPGEHYLYYSDDDYAIYNLSGSVTVGGMVGTPAPNPGNQSVPDGYIAAGQGFIVRARTNNKSLFTNSMRVAGRNSQFFKSGQTTEIEKHRVWLNLYNTQGVFKQLLIGYATGATNFWDNNFDAVSLDALQYADFYSINENKKLVIQGRALPFTVSDTIPLGYRSALEGEFTIAIDHSDGNLSNQAIYLQDNVTKKLHNLTTGGYTFTTGIGSFNKRFVLRYADPTVTLGNEEFTTFDGSVSVSVKDKNIKLQSFSETENLEETSIYDSGGKLLYNKKGINNKEWVINNLRSGPQVLLVKVTLDNGHTVTKKIIMD